Proteins encoded by one window of Chondromyces crocatus:
- a CDS encoding protein kinase domain-containing protein codes for MSQRNLSEDETIAVTEFADRDEVSMGPFTTPSSVSGPPPQVIVSVPPPAGERGTSSTPGAHFRGPASQASTVMPAGCAEKRQILGGRYELLCLVGSGGMGNVYRARDQELDEVVALKTLRREIADKAGVIDRFRREVRLARRVTHPNVARVFDIGEHGGDKFLTMEYVDGESLSDVITREGPMTLARGVEVAEAICAGLGAAHRAGVIHRDLKPDNVLIAKDGRVVITDFGIARAYDVEGGGSQTAGMTIGTPAYMSPEQVQGRQDIDGRADVYALGAVLYEMFTGERAWRGDGVFAVAAAKLISDPPDPRLRRADLPVAFARLILRCMARAPEARFATVEAIVEELSTLTHLPASGPPSLPTSTPVQGPPAADTAAGDRVVAVLPFRNQGPTDDGYLADELTDDLIDTLSMTRGLKVRPRGVVQRFQGQDQDPREIGRELDVQVVVDGSVRRRAGTVRISARLISVADGFQLWARRLDRPEQEVLRMSDEVAQAIVEALTSDAQVAPLREVPSDPVAIDLYLRGRHLYRQFWPASLREAIGLYDQALARVPGDPMFLAACALARCRLWFFTGEGANQVVESAQRAVRAAPDLAETRLALAAVQLHDCDAPGAVRELKRALSRNPSLAEAQSLLGSILLEAGDMDGGRRWTEAALALDPHTPLARAAMARLHALLGRWDQMEATLAQANPLRSEQWAIRARFLVWQRDIEQGARLMEGLDEDTQIPAMARTLLTLLRDRGLSQQQDRGLPQPPLEIMTGETAHHGPRRRTFMHQLRAEVLGFLGDTEKGLQEIQSAVDSGLIDLLWMERCPLLEGARQDPRFGTMHAVVRRRADAIVEAYRER; via the coding sequence ATGAGCCAGCGTAATCTGAGCGAGGACGAGACGATCGCGGTGACGGAGTTCGCCGATCGAGACGAGGTGAGCATGGGCCCCTTCACGACGCCCTCGTCGGTCAGCGGCCCTCCACCGCAGGTGATCGTCTCCGTGCCGCCGCCGGCGGGGGAGCGAGGGACGTCCTCGACGCCAGGGGCGCATTTCCGTGGGCCAGCGAGCCAAGCGTCGACGGTGATGCCCGCAGGGTGCGCGGAGAAGCGGCAGATCCTGGGGGGACGCTACGAGCTGCTCTGCCTGGTGGGCTCGGGTGGGATGGGGAACGTGTACCGGGCCCGCGATCAGGAGCTGGACGAGGTGGTGGCGCTGAAGACGCTGCGCCGGGAGATCGCCGACAAGGCGGGGGTGATCGATCGGTTCCGGCGCGAGGTTCGGCTCGCGCGACGGGTGACGCATCCGAACGTGGCCCGGGTGTTCGACATCGGGGAGCACGGCGGCGACAAGTTCCTGACCATGGAGTACGTGGACGGGGAGTCGCTCTCGGATGTGATCACGCGCGAGGGGCCAATGACGCTCGCGCGCGGGGTGGAGGTGGCGGAGGCGATCTGCGCAGGCCTCGGCGCGGCGCACCGGGCGGGGGTGATCCACCGCGATCTGAAGCCGGACAACGTGCTGATCGCGAAGGATGGGCGCGTGGTGATCACGGACTTCGGGATCGCGCGTGCGTACGATGTGGAGGGGGGCGGGAGCCAGACGGCAGGGATGACGATCGGGACGCCGGCCTACATGTCACCCGAGCAGGTGCAGGGGCGTCAGGACATCGATGGGCGCGCCGACGTGTATGCGCTCGGCGCAGTGCTCTACGAGATGTTCACCGGGGAGAGGGCGTGGCGGGGCGATGGGGTGTTCGCGGTGGCCGCCGCCAAGCTGATCTCGGATCCGCCGGATCCGCGCCTGCGCCGCGCCGATTTGCCGGTGGCCTTCGCACGGTTGATCTTGCGCTGCATGGCGCGCGCTCCGGAGGCTCGCTTCGCGACCGTGGAGGCCATCGTCGAGGAGCTGTCGACGCTGACGCACCTGCCAGCGAGCGGGCCACCGAGCCTGCCCACGTCGACGCCCGTCCAGGGTCCCCCGGCGGCCGATACTGCGGCGGGCGACCGGGTGGTCGCCGTCCTGCCGTTCCGCAACCAGGGTCCCACGGACGATGGGTACCTGGCCGATGAGCTGACCGATGATCTGATCGACACGCTCTCGATGACGCGTGGACTCAAGGTGCGGCCGCGGGGCGTGGTGCAGCGGTTCCAGGGGCAGGATCAGGATCCGCGGGAGATCGGCAGAGAGCTGGACGTGCAGGTGGTCGTCGACGGCTCGGTGCGACGACGCGCGGGGACGGTACGGATCAGCGCCCGGCTGATCAGCGTGGCGGATGGGTTCCAGCTCTGGGCGCGCCGGCTGGACAGGCCAGAGCAGGAGGTGCTGCGCATGAGCGACGAGGTGGCGCAGGCCATCGTCGAAGCGCTCACGTCGGACGCGCAGGTCGCCCCGCTGCGCGAGGTGCCCTCCGATCCCGTGGCCATCGATCTCTACCTGCGCGGCCGCCATCTGTACCGGCAGTTCTGGCCAGCGAGCTTGAGGGAGGCGATCGGGCTTTACGATCAGGCGCTCGCCCGGGTGCCCGGCGATCCGATGTTCCTCGCTGCGTGCGCCCTCGCGCGTTGCAGGCTCTGGTTCTTCACTGGCGAGGGGGCCAATCAGGTCGTGGAGTCGGCCCAGCGCGCGGTCCGGGCCGCTCCTGATCTGGCCGAGACCCGCCTCGCGCTCGCGGCCGTACAGCTTCACGACTGCGACGCGCCCGGGGCCGTGCGCGAGCTGAAGCGTGCGCTCTCGCGCAACCCGAGCCTGGCCGAGGCGCAGAGCCTTCTCGGCAGCATCCTCCTGGAGGCAGGGGACATGGACGGTGGCCGGCGCTGGACCGAGGCGGCGCTCGCGCTGGATCCGCACACGCCGCTGGCGCGGGCGGCCATGGCGCGCCTCCACGCGCTGCTCGGGCGCTGGGATCAGATGGAGGCGACGCTCGCGCAGGCGAACCCGCTCCGGAGCGAGCAGTGGGCGATCCGGGCGCGCTTCCTCGTGTGGCAGCGGGACATCGAGCAGGGAGCGCGGCTGATGGAGGGGCTGGACGAGGACACGCAGATCCCGGCGATGGCCCGGACGCTGCTCACGCTGCTGCGGGACAGGGGGCTTTCCCAGCAGCAGGACAGGGGGCTTCCCCAGCCACCGCTCGAGATCATGACGGGAGAGACGGCCCACCACGGGCCCCGGCGGCGCACCTTCATGCACCAGCTCCGGGCCGAGGTGCTCGGGTTCCTGGGCGACACGGAGAAGGGTCTGCAGGAGATCCAGAGCGCCGTGGACTCGGGGTTGATCGACCTCCTGTGGATGGAACGCTGTCCGCTGCTCGAAGGGGCACGCCAGGATCCGCGCTTCGGGACCATGCACGCGGTGGTACGCCGGCGAGCCGACGCGATCGTCGAAGCTTACCGGGAGCGCTGA